The proteins below come from a single Rosa rugosa chromosome 2, drRosRugo1.1, whole genome shotgun sequence genomic window:
- the LOC133731080 gene encoding disease resistance protein RUN1-like, translating into MAAASSCSHIIPREKHDVFLSFRGEDTRNTFTSHLYDALCQKKIQTYIDYKLERGDEIAPALLKAISESKLSVITFSEDYASSTWCLDELVHILRCRGEQFVIPIFYGVDPSHVCEQLGSYADAFVQHEERFKDNPDKVRRWRDALTTAANISGFDSQTIRPEAELVKRVVNDILVKLDGKSQNGGGLERWVGMDKHRIKLVELLCLDSPDVQIVGIWGMGGIGKTTIADVVFHRLSFEFEACCFIKDVREKASETKHGLPYDLRNDLFRTLLKDEKIRIDTPSIGSSFMRERLGRTKALIVLDDVSEFSQLEFLAGGDFNLFGPGSRILVTTRNKRIFKKGVDDDKIYEVQELDVDEALELFHLRANVSFPGDCTTFAKRVVGYARGNPLALTVLGSVFSHCRRKEDWEDELDKLKKFPDEDIQKVLRFSYDGLQKHEKEIFLDIACYYKGEDIDYTKRMLDASGFCANRGIELLIDMSLVSVKHSRLEMHDLIQEMGQTIVVESNKDLGQRSRLWIAKAISCVLKHKMGTQAIECIMNMDPIRDLDINPSAFKKMHNLRLLKLNRVNLPQGLKCLPQALRILHWDGYPLNSLPSKFCPENLVELHMVRGRLQRLWDKGLKINLGSLKRIDLRWSVHLADVSALIESPNLESIDLRDCKSLVQLPSSFQHLAKLTCLDLYGCSNLKILPEMPGNLNILKLYGTAIEELPSSIWSLEKLHKLDLWDCKELKNLPSSTCRLNSLRCLELFGCLFLESLPVELPSGLERLDLRYCESLGSLPVELPSGLRKLDLGNCKSLGSLPVELPSGLRKLDLGNCKSLGSLPVELPSGLRKLDLGNCKSLGSLPVELPSGLEYLDLSNCERLGSWPVELPSGLEYLNLSNCERLVSWPVELPSGLKHLDLSNWESLGSLPVELPSGLEHLDLSNCESLGSLPVELPSGLEYLDLSNCESLGSLPVELPSGLEYLDLSNCESLGSLPVELPSGLRKLDLGNCKSLRFLPKLPWRLKGLDAQGCSSLETVSSSMRTAPIQGEDEDEDELLFINCVNLDQSARSNIMADAQLRVMQSASRCLSGEWIKIVCPGNEIPKWMRYQSEGRSINIKLPPHSFRQGFLGYALCIVLAFNNYTPPPATRFSDFNCETHHKTNNVHKDRKYNQSRGLGKSIRGLF; encoded by the exons ATGGCTGCTGCTTCTTCTTGCTCTCATATCATCCCTCGAGAGAAGCATGATGTATTTCTTAGTTTCAGAGGCGAGGACACCCGGAATACTTTTACCAGCCATCTTTATGACGCTTTATGTCAGAAGAAAATCCAAACTTACATAGATTACAAACTAGAGAGAGGAGATGAAATCGCACCTGCCCTTCTCAAAGCAATCAGCGAATCGAAGCTCTCGGTTATCACTTTCTCCGAAGACTATGCCTCTTCCACATGGTGTTTGGACGAACTTGTCCACATACTCCGATGCAGAGGTGAACAGTTTGTTATACCCATCTTCTACGGCGTAGATCCATCACATGTATGTGAACAATTGGGGAGTTATGCAGATGCATTTGTTCAACATGAGGAACGTTTCAAGGACAACCCGGACAAGGTGCGCAGGTGGAGAGATGCTTTGACAACAGCAGCCAATATATCTGGGTTTGATTCCCAAACAATTAG GCCCGAGGCTGAATTAGTTAAGAGGGTGGTCAATGACATTTTGGTGAAATTGGATGGCAAATCGCAAAACGGAGGTGGTTTGGAGCGCTGGGTTGGAATGGACAAACACAGAATTAAACTTGTTGAGTTATTATGCCTCGACTCACCGGATGTCCAGATTGTAGGCATTTGGGGTATGGGTGGTATCGGTAAGACCACCATTGCTGATGTTGTATTTCACCGTCTCTCTTTTGAATTCGAAGCTTGCTGCTTTATTAAAGATGTTAGGGAAAAAGCATCAGAGACGAAACATGGACTACCATATGATTTGCGAAATGATCTTTTTCGTACTTTACTAAAGGATGAAAAAATACGCATAGACACCCCCTCTATCGGATCAAGTTTTATGAGAGAGAGGCTTGGCCGTACAAAGGCTCtcattgttcttgatgatgtgagtGAGTTTTCCCAATTAGAATTTTTAGCTGGAGGCGATTTCAATCTGTTTGGCCCTGGAAGTAGAATCCTTGTAACAACCAGAAATAAACGCATATTTAAGAAAGGTGTTGATGATGATAAGATATATGAGGTTCAGGAATTAGACGTTGATGAAGCTCTTGAGCTCTTTCATTTGAGAGCTAATGTCTCTTTCCCAGGTGATTGCACAACTTTTGCAAAACGGGTGGTAGGTTATGCTAGGGGCAATCCATTGGCTCTTACAGTGTTGGGCTCCGTATTCTCTCATTGCAGGCGCAAAGAAGACTGGGAAGATGAATTAGATAAATTGAAAAAATTTCCGGACGAGGATATCCAAAAAGTATTGAGATTCAGTTATGATGGATTACAAAAGCATGAGAAGGAGATATTTCTCGATATCGCATGTTACTATAAAGGAGAGGATATAGATTATACAAAAAGAATGTTAGATGCCTCTGGTTTCTGTGCGAATAGAGGAATAGAACTTCTCATTGATATGTCTCTCGTATCTGTGAAACATTCAAGACTAGAGATGCATGATTTGATACAAGAAATGGGTCAGACAATTGTCGTTGAATCCAATAAAGATCTCGGACAACGCAGTAGATTGTGGATTGCTAAGGCTATCAGTTGTGTACTAAAACATAAGATG GGAACTCAAGCAATTGAATGCATAATGAACATGGATCCCATTAGAGATCTTGACATAAATCCTTCAGCTTTCAAAAAGATGCATAATCTAAGATTACTCAAGTTAAATCGCGTCAACCTTCCCCAAGGTCTCAAGTGTCTTCCTCAAGCCCTTAGAATTCTGCACTGGGATGGATACCCTTTGAATTCTCTGCCATCTAAGTTTTGTCCAGAAAATCTTGTTGAGCTTCATATGGTACGAGGGCGACTTCAGCGACTTTGGGACAAAGGCCTGAAG ATCAATCTTGGGAGCTTAAAACGCATCGATCTTCGTTGGTCCGTGCACCTGGCTGATGTTTCAGCTCTGATTGAGAGCCCAAATCTTGAGAGCATTGATCTTAGAGATTGTAAAAGTTTGGTTCAACTTCCTTCATCTTTTCAGCATCTTGCCAAGCTTACTTGTCTCGATCTGTATGGCTGCTCCAATCTCAAAATTCTCCCAGAGATGCCAGGCAATCTGAATATTTTAAAGTTGTATGGTACTGCAATAGAAGAATTGCCTTCATCAATTTGGTCACTCGAGAAGCTTCATAAATTGGATCTTTGGGATTGTAAAGAGCTTAAGAATCTTCCAAGCAGCACTTGCAGGCTGAATTCGCTCCGATGTCTTGAACTATTTGGCTGCCTCTTTCTTGAGTCTTTGCCTGTCGAGCTCCCTTCTGGACTGGAGCGCCTGGACTTGAGATATTGCGAGAGTCTTGGGTCTCTGCCTGTCGAGCTCCCTTCTGGGCTGAGGAAGCTGGACTTGGGAAATTGCAAGAGTCTGGGGTCTTTGCCTGTCGAGCTCCCTTCTGGGCTGAGGAAGCTGGACTTGGGAAATTGCAAGAGTCTGGGGTCTTTGCCTGTCGAGCTCCCTTCTGGGCTGAGGAAGCTGGACTTGGGAAATTGCAAGAGTCTGGGGTCTTTGCCTGTCGAGCTCCCTTCTGGGCTGGAGTACCTGGACTTGAGCAATTGCGAGAGGCTTGGGTCTTGGCCTGTCGAGCTCCCTTCTGGGCTGGAGTACCTGAACTTGAGCAATTGCGAGAGGCTTGTGTCTTGGCCTGTCGAGCTCCCTTCTGGGCTGAAGCACCTGGACCTGAGCAATTGGGAGAGTCTTGGGTCTTTGCCTGTCGAGCTCCCTTCTGGACTGGAGCACCTGGACCTGAGCAATTGCGAGAGTCTTGGGTCTTTGCCTGTCGAGCTCCCTTCTGGGCTGGAGTACCTGGACTTGAGCAATTGCGAGAGTCTTGGGTCTTTGCCTGTCGAGCTCCCTTCTGGGCTGGAGTACCTGGACTTGAGCAATTGCGAGAGTCTTGGGTCTTTGCCTGTCGAGCTCCCTTCTGGGCTGAGGAAACTGGACTTGGGAAATTGCAAGAGTCTTCGGTTTTTACCGAAGCTGCCATGGCGTTTAAAAGGGTTGGATGCACAGGGCTGCTCGTCACTAGAGACAGTCTCAAGTTCGATGAGGACTGCACCCATACAAggtgaggatgaggatgaggatgaacTTTTATTTATAAATTGCGTGAACTTGGATCAGAGTGCACGGAGCAACATAATGGCTGATGCACAGCTTAGAGTTATGCAATCTGCATCACGTTGCCTCAGTGGTGAATGGATTAAAATCGTTTGTCCGGGAAATGAAATTCCAAAGTGGATGAGGTATCAAAGTGAGGGACGTTCGATAAATATCAAGCTTCCTCCTCATTCGTTTCGTCAAGGCTTCCTCGGTTACGCTCTATGCATTGTGCTTGCATTCAACAACTATACGCCGCCACCCGCTACAAGATTTTCCGACTTCAATTGTGAAACCCATCACAAAACTAACAATGTTCACAAAGATAG AAAGTACAATCAATCGCGAGGATTGGGTAAAAGCATCCGAGGCCTCTTTTGA
- the LOC133731079 gene encoding probable disease resistance protein At5g66900: MDLIGGAVLGTTFGRLYDGVEDLIAKNRLFRVFFQKIKSRLDDLNPLMAEMTQSNQQLSYTQSDELRGLEAVLKVGEELVLKCSNVRQWDLYRKYKYATKLLEWEENLERQLQLLQVQVQGIRDGKKTAEAVDNIGVSTGKMQASLATVEVSVGSVKEGVDQISCTLEEVNQLMKENFVIQDQSTESKAWCAVPELPEVIVGLEAPLKDLKTNLLGNDGFSMLVLTAPGGCGKTTLATNFCKDQEVKDKFGTNIFFVTVSKKYSFNSIVEQLHRHKGSQVPSLQNEVNVVQWLQKFWTDAENKPLLLVLDDVWFGSESLLNKFQCRMANIKILVTSRSEFRAFSRPHHLAMLSDDDAMQLFRHSASLGDKSSHIPADLSRKIVKRCKGFPLAITVVGRSLCAQPIETWQHRLNQWSKGSSIFDFETDLLLCLQSSLDALDKKRAIIKECFLDLGSFPEDRAIPVDALIDIWSELYEIDEDTACIANLYELNNRSLANLIDDRQSKLVGEGYYGDHYVTQHDVLRELAIYHSKLDSVEHRERLIIDICGSNLPKWWREQKYQVMKARLLSISTDGESSTSKWPSMHLPETEVLLLNLREREHAIAEFVEKMDKLKVLVITSEDFRYSASLHNFQVLSRLSNLKRIRLERISISSIFKNSIQVKSLRKLSLIKCYYGIGSAKFSHAFPNLEEIHIKYTSITFHSSRATETVLSGLCDLISLKKVTLTSVLLCAFLDGIGNLVNLQVLRLRSCLVLSELPNSIKNFHKLNFLGIFNCRKLGELPECIGEMSSLRKIDLRRCPLLNKLPRSVLDLKQLEEVICDEGTESLWKSLLPSFRDRNQDIRVTIGPPRLR, translated from the exons ATGGATCTTATTGGAGGTGCTGTTTTAGGAACAACATTCGGTAGACTCTACGATGGCGTTGAAGATCTGATTGCCAAGAACCGCTTGTTCAGAGTTTTCTTCCAAAAAATCAAATCCAGGCTAGACGATCTGAACCCACTCATGGCCGAGATGACTCAGTCTAACCAGCAACTGTCTTACACACAGAGCGATGAGCTTAGAGGTTTAGAAGCAGTACTAAAGGTTGGCGAAGAGCTAGTTCTAAAGTGCTCGAATGTTAGGCAGTGGGATCTCTACAGAAAGTACAAATATGCCACAAAACTTCTTGAATGGGAAGAAAATCTTGAAAGACAATTGCAGCTGCTGCAGGTGCAGGTGCAGGGAATCAGGGATGGGAAGAAGACTGCGGAAGCAGTAGACAATATAGGGGTTTCGACGGGGAAGATGCAGGCCTCTTTAGCAACTGTCGAGGTTTCTGTAGGGAGTGTGAAGGAGGGGGTCGACCAAATTTCTTGTACTCTCGAGGAGGTGAACCAACTCATGAAAGAGAATTTTGTGATACAAGACCAATCTACTGAAAGTAAAGCTTGGTGTGCAGTACCTGAACTTCCAGAGGTTATAGTTGGATTGGAAGCTCCTTTGAAGGATTTGAAGACAAATCTTCTCGGGAATGATGGATTCTCAATGCTTGTGCTCACTGCTCCTGGAGGATGTGGGAAAACTACCTTGGCAACAAACTTTTGCAAAGATCAGGAAGTCAAAG ATAAATTCGGCACAAATATCTTCTTTGTCACTGTTTCGAAGAAGTATAGCTTTAATTCTATTGTAGAACAACTACACCGACACAAGGGTTCTCAAGTTCCTTCTCTCCAAAACGAAGTGAATGTTGTTCAGTGGCTGCAAAAATTTTGGACGGATGCAGAAAATAAACCTTTACTGTTGGTCTTAGATGATGTTTGGTTTGGATCAGAATCTCTTCTTAACAAATTTCAATGCAGAATGGCAAATATTAAGATTCTCGTGACATCAAGATCTGAATTTCGAGCATTCAGTCGTCCCCATCATTTAGCAATGTTGAGTGATGACGATGCAATGCAACTTTTTCGTCATTCAGCATCCTTGGGAGACAAGAGCTCTCATATTCCAGCAGATCTTTCAAGAAAG ATAGTAAAGCGTTGTAAGGGATTTCCACTTGCCATTACAGTGGTGGGCAGATCGCTTTGTGCACAACCTATAGAGACGTGGCAACACAGACTAAATCAATGGTCTAAAGGTTCatctatttttgattttgagacTGATTTACTTCTTTGCCTCCAAAGCAGCTTAGATGCTTTGGATAAGAAAAGGGCTATCATCAAAGAATGTTTCTTGGACCTTGGTTCATTTCCTGAAGACAGAGCAATCCCCGTTGATGCCCTCATTGATATATGGTCTGAGTTatatgaaattgatgaagacaCTGCGTGTATTGCCAACCTCTATGAACTCAACAATCGGAGTCTTGCTAATCTTATAGACGATAG GCAATCGAAGTTGGTTGGGGAAGGATATTATGGTGACCACTATGTCACCCAACATGATGTGCTTAGGGAGCTGGCAATTTATCACTCGAAACTAGATTCGGTAGAGCATAGAGAGAGATTGATCATAGACATATGTGGAAGCAATCTTCCCAAGTGGTGGAGGGAACAAAAGTATCAAGTTATGAAAGCTCGCCTTCTATCTATATCAACAG ATGGAGAGTCTTCAACTTCGAAATGGCCCAGCATGCATCTGCCAGAAACAGAGGTACTGCTCTTGAATCttcgagagagagagcatgCTATAGCCGAATTTGTGGAGAAAATGGACAAATTGAAGGTACTAGTAATCACAAGTGAGGATTTCAGGTATAGTGCTTCCTTGCATAATTTTCAAGTACTAAGTCGGTTATCCAATCTAAAGAGAATCAGATTAGAGCGCATCTCAATTTCATCCATATTCAAGAACTCCATACAAGTGAAGAGTCTACGGAAGTTGTCTTTGATCAAATGTTATTACGGAATCGGTTCAGCCAAATTTTCCCATGCTTTTCCAAATCTAGAAGAGATACACATCAAATACACTTCAATAACATTTCACTCGTCAAGGGCTACTGAGACAGTACTTAGCGGGCTATGTGATCTGATTTCCCTAAAGAAGGTCACCCTCACAAGTGTTTTATTATGTGCTTTCCTTGacgggattggaaatttggtcAATTTACAAGTATTGAGGCTGAGGTCATGTCTTGTTCTTTCAGAGCTTCCAAACTCGATCAAAAACTTCCACAAGTTGAACTTTCTTGGCATCTTTAATTGCAGAAAACTTGGCGAGTTAC
- the LOC133731081 gene encoding uncharacterized protein LOC133731081: MKACNKVPADVKKEYELLLKVFKDDKKKRSIMLREIGVGIGRGSNSFDSPLSEECGSNLSSTTVQPKTIGPLDRFVSSEPRQTVLNEAYKKELRKEVCRMVGRFMFSRVLPFNTVNDPFWLAMVEGIAKYGVGFKPPSMHELRTWILREEVEDIDKYFLVHKKAWETYGCSIMSDGWTDGKGRVLINFLVNSPVGTFFLKSIDASGSIKNGSLMLKYLDDVVREVGEENVVQIITDNASNYKNAGIRLMQRRERLWWTPCAAHCIDLMLEDISKITVYEKTIKSAKQVVKFIYGHTWVLSLMREFTSNKEIIRPAITRFATSFLTLQSIYKQKQPLQMMFNSKKWIEGPFVKSHEAIQVRAIVLFQKNFWSDVAFCVKGVLPLVCVLREVDSELRPAMGYIYELMDAAKEKIAFSLKRNPRHYQPIWNKIDARWTPQLHQPLHAAGYYLNPQFHYEENFSNVLEVKKGLHECMDRMMSFDERLKADIQLEMFDKGMGEFGTRLAVHSRKIRSPASWWERFGEETPDLTKFAIRVLSLTCSASGCERNWSTFESIHTKKRNRLEHKRLNALVYVKYNSLLRERNIKRNAKMLDPILVEEIDSDDEWISEVEDPVLPGDLSWLEEDLFEVDAIRNVPIECYEQGLSTRVPIHVEPLEEPILDDVPILDDDLGFDEHAAYSPSPKRKNDESSSKVRSKKKMRKLAALLRDEDHEIEDLTLPPHTDAALDIDDCDDIHVGVDGYDDYELEE; this comes from the exons ATGAAAGCATGTAATAAAGTCCCTGCAGATGTGAAGAAAGAGTACGAATTACTTTTAAAAGTATTTAAAGAtgataaaaagaagagaagtATTATGTTGCGTGAGATTGGGGTAGGAATTGGTAGAGGAAGTAATAGTTTTGATTCTCCATTAAGTGAAGAATGTGGGAGTAACCTAAGTAGTACTACAGTTCAACCAAAAACTATAGGACCACTTGATAGATTTGTGTCTTCGGAGCCTAGGCAAACTGTATTGAATGAGGCTTACAAAAAAGAATTAAGGAAAGAAGTTTGTCGGATGGTTGGGCGTTTTATGTTTTCTAGAGTGCTTCCTTTCAATACAGTTAATGATCCGTTTTGGTTAGCTATGGTAGAGGGAATTGCTAAGTATGGTGTAGGGTTCAAGCCCCCTTCTATGCATGAATTAAGGACTTGGATCCTTAGGGAAGAAGTTGAAGACATTGATAAGTATTTTTTAGTCCATAAAAAAGCTTGGGAAACATATGGGTGTTCCATTATGTCGGATGGTTGGACCGATGGAAAGGGTAGGGTGCTAATTAATTTTCTTGTGAATAGTCCTGTGGgcactttttttttaaagtccATTGATGCTTCCGGTAGCATAAAAAATGGGTCTTTGATGTTGAAGTACTTGGATGATGTGGTGAGAGAAGTAGGGGAAGAGAATGTGGTTCAAATAATCACCGATAATGCATCCAATTATAAGAATGCCGGGATTAGGCTTATGCAAAGAAGAGAAAGATTGTGGTGGACTCCATGTGCAGCTCATTGTATTGATCTTATGCTTGAAGATATTAGCAAAATAACGGTGTATGAGAAAACAATTAAAAGTGCTAAGCAAGTGGTCAAGTTTATCTATGGTCACACATGGGTTCTTTCTCTCATGAGGGAATTCACAAGCAATAAGGAGATTATTCGTCCGGccatcactcgttttgcaacTTCCTTTCTCACCCTTCAAAGTATCTATAAGCAGAAGCAGCCTCTACAGATGATGTTTAACAGCAAGAAGTGGATTGAGGGCCCTTTTGTCAAAAGCCATGAAGCTATACAGGTTCGTGCAATTGTTCTTTTTCAGAAGAATTTTTGGAGTGATGTTGCATTTTGTGTTAAGGGTGTGTTGCCATTAGTGTGTGTATTGAGGGAGGTTGATTCTGAACTAAGACCTGCTATGGGCTACATATATGAATTGATGGATGCTGCCAAAGAAAAAATTGCATTTAGTTTGAAGAGGAACCCAAGACATTATCAGCCAATTTGGAATAAAATTGATGCAAGGTGGACTCCCCAACTCCATCAACCTTTACACGCTGCTGGATACTATCTGAACCCTCAGTTTCATTATGAAGAGAACTTCTCAAATGTTTTGGAAGTGAAGAAGGGATTGCATGAATGCATGGATCGGATGATGTCGTTTGATGAGCGCTTAAAAGCTGATATCCAATTAGAGATGTTTGACAAAGGCATGGGAGAGTTTGGAACTAGGCTTGCAGTACATTCTAGAAAGATAAGGAGTCCAG CAAGTTGGTGGGAGCGTTTTGGAGAGGAAACGCCTGATTTGACAAAGTTTGCTATTCGTGTCCTTAGCCTGACATGTAGTGCATCAGGATGTGAGAGGAATTGGAGCACATTTGAGTCG attcacacaaaaaaaagaaatagacTTGAGCATAAAAGGCTAAATGCATTGGTTTATGTGAAGTACAACTCTTTACTAAGAGAGCGAAACATTAAAAGAAATGCAAAGATGCTTGATCCTATATTAGTGGAAGAAATTGATTCCGATGATGAATGGATTTCGGAGGTGGAAGATCCGGTTCTTCCGGGTGATCTTTCTTGGCTTGAAGAGGATCTATTTGAGGTTGATGCTATAAGGAATGTGCCAATTGAATGTTATGAACAAGGTTTGTCAACTAGAGTGCCTATTCATGTAGAGCCACTAGAGGAGCCGATCTTAGATGATGTGCCTATCTTGGATGATGATTTAGGATTTGACGAGCATGCTGCTTATTCACCTTCtcctaaaagaaaaaatgatgaAAGCTCAA GTAAGGTAAGATCcaagaagaaaatgagaaaacttgCTGCATTACTTAGGGATGAAGATCATGAGATAGAAGACCTTACTTTGCCTCCCCACACTGATGCAGCATTGGACATTGATGATTGTGATGATATTCATGTGGGTGTGGATGGATATGATGATTATGAATTGGAAGAATGA